Proteins encoded together in one Anaerococcus murdochii window:
- a CDS encoding DNA alkylation repair protein, whose translation MFTINEIENIYKSHADPERAKKMAAYMRNKFDFYGLPAGLRRDLSKAYIKEGKKAKSIDRTLLTGLFSNKYREINYLGLDLLKAQSHLLTIGDFENLVDLAQIRPWWDTIDNIDSIIGGLGHGNKEFEEKILDLAQSDNFWLRRIAIGHQRRYKDKTDTDLLAKIIKINLEIPVKDKDEKFFIDKAIGWALREYSKTNPAWVGSFLDEESKALAPLTIREASKYMK comes from the coding sequence ATGTTTACCATAAATGAAATAGAAAATATTTATAAAAGCCATGCAGACCCAGAAAGGGCAAAAAAGATGGCAGCCTATATGAGAAATAAATTTGATTTTTATGGGCTGCCTGCAGGGCTCAGGCGAGATTTATCAAAGGCCTATATAAAGGAAGGTAAAAAAGCGAAATCCATTGACCGGACACTTTTGACCGGCCTTTTTTCAAATAAATATAGGGAAATAAACTACCTTGGCCTCGATCTTTTGAAGGCCCAAAGCCATCTTTTGACAATAGGTGATTTTGAAAACCTAGTAGATCTTGCTCAAATCCGCCCATGGTGGGATACTATCGACAATATCGATTCCATAATAGGTGGGCTTGGTCATGGCAACAAGGAATTTGAAGAAAAAATACTAGATCTTGCCCAAAGTGACAATTTTTGGCTCAGGCGAATCGCTATTGGCCACCAAAGAAGATACAAAGATAAAACTGATACTGACCTTTTGGCAAAAATTATAAAAATTAATCTAGAAATCCCTGTTAAGGACAAGGACGAAAAGTTTTTTATAGACAAGGCCATAGGCTGGGCCCTGAGAGAATATTCCAAAACTAATCCGGCCTGGGTTGGTTCTTTTTTGGATGAAGAATCAAAGGCCTTAGCCCCTCTAACCATTAGGGAAGCAAGCAAGTATATGAAATAA
- a CDS encoding retropepsin-like domain-containing protein, with protein MDFSLVPVADNTFLNFIYLGLGSNGKNLIAMFNTRGNTMIKESLAADLDIDYLDKDYIDDKKTYKRAFLSELLIGGLKLNKVPVLVAKDSTFDLGTDPMGNTNDCDMVLGWNVISQFAWRANPKEGRFEVQTSDFMEPNKEKTNQPIINIGFIDRIIKAAIDTSRPVTILSPSLAKEAIDSDNEVKETLTMLGESLDDITNLSRFIFTNDNKEVRLASPQIEPALEGADIQVVFGADLLRSTNWAIYGPTGYIRLENF; from the coding sequence ATGGATTTTTCTTTAGTTCCAGTTGCTGACAATACATTTTTAAATTTTATTTACCTTGGTCTTGGTTCGAATGGCAAGAACCTTATTGCCATGTTTAATACCAGGGGCAATACTATGATCAAGGAATCCCTTGCGGCAGACCTTGATATAGACTATTTAGATAAGGATTACATAGATGACAAAAAGACCTACAAGAGGGCTTTTCTTTCTGAATTATTAATCGGTGGGCTTAAATTGAATAAGGTTCCTGTTCTTGTTGCAAAAGATTCTACTTTTGACCTTGGCACTGATCCAATGGGTAATACCAACGATTGCGATATGGTCCTAGGTTGGAATGTGATTTCCCAATTTGCTTGGAGGGCCAATCCAAAAGAAGGCCGTTTTGAAGTTCAAACTTCAGATTTTATGGAACCTAATAAGGAGAAAACCAACCAACCAATCATAAACATCGGTTTCATAGATAGGATTATAAAGGCAGCTATCGACACATCTAGGCCAGTGACCATACTTTCACCAAGCCTAGCCAAAGAGGCGATTGACTCTGATAATGAAGTAAAAGAGACACTCACCATGCTTGGTGAATCCCTTGATGACATTACAAACCTCAGTCGCTTTATTTTCACAAATGATAATAAGGAAGTAAGGCTTGCTTCACCACAAATTGAGCCTGCCCTTGAGGGAGCTGACATCCAAGTTGTTTTCGGTGCAGACCTTCTAAGGTCAACAAACTGGGCGATTTATGGTCCAACCGGCTATATCAGACTAGAAAATTTCTAA
- the uraA gene encoding uracil permease, translating to MNSEKKIYHIDEKVPAKLLLPLSLQHTFAMFGASVLVPILFQINPGIVLLMNGIGTLLFILITKGKAPAYLGSSFAFLAPGTAIIAKQGFEYAQGAFVVVGILGCIMAYIIYKFGTSWIDVVLPPAAMGAVVALIGFELAGNTVTGGAIGANLMTDTAQAKDFIVFGITLLTAIIGSVAFKGFFSTIPILIAIVVGYISAIFFDMVDFTPVLEAKLFTMPNFHMAKFSLNAILAMLPVLLVITSEHISHQVVTSNIVNRDLLTEPGLHRSIFADNFSTALSGLVGGVPTTTYGENIGVMAITGVYSVQVIGGAAVVSIIMAFFGPLAAFISTIPGNVIGGVTFLLYGMIGTSGIRLLVDEKVDYSKSMNLVLTSVIFIAGLSGLKIQFASIELSGMVLASVVAVILSAFMTILKKFNLTNE from the coding sequence ATGAATTCAGAAAAGAAAATCTATCACATTGATGAAAAGGTTCCAGCTAAGCTACTTTTGCCTCTTTCTTTGCAACATACTTTTGCAATGTTTGGAGCATCTGTTTTAGTCCCTATTTTATTTCAAATTAATCCAGGTATTGTTCTTTTAATGAACGGGATTGGTACCTTATTATTCATCTTAATAACAAAAGGCAAGGCACCGGCTTATTTGGGTTCTTCATTTGCATTTTTGGCTCCAGGAACAGCTATCATTGCAAAACAAGGATTTGAATATGCGCAAGGTGCCTTTGTTGTAGTCGGAATTTTAGGTTGTATCATGGCCTATATTATCTACAAATTTGGCACAAGTTGGATTGACGTTGTCCTTCCACCAGCTGCCATGGGTGCAGTTGTGGCCCTAATCGGTTTTGAGCTTGCGGGCAACACCGTCACAGGCGGAGCAATCGGCGCAAACCTCATGACAGATACAGCCCAAGCCAAGGACTTCATAGTTTTTGGAATTACCCTTCTCACAGCCATCATAGGATCTGTTGCCTTTAAGGGATTTTTCTCAACAATCCCAATTCTAATTGCAATCGTGGTTGGCTATATTTCAGCAATATTTTTTGACATGGTTGATTTCACACCAGTTTTGGAAGCGAAACTTTTTACCATGCCAAACTTCCACATGGCAAAGTTTAGCTTAAATGCAATTTTAGCCATGCTCCCAGTCCTCCTTGTTATCACAAGCGAACATATTTCCCACCAGGTTGTTACATCAAATATTGTAAATAGGGACCTACTCACAGAGCCAGGCCTCCACAGGTCAATCTTTGCCGACAACTTCTCTACAGCCCTATCAGGTCTTGTTGGAGGCGTGCCAACAACAACCTACGGCGAAAACATCGGCGTTATGGCTATTACTGGCGTTTACTCAGTCCAGGTTATTGGAGGAGCTGCCGTTGTATCAATCATCATGGCCTTCTTTGGCCCACTTGCAGCCTTCATCTCAACCATACCAGGTAATGTAATCGGCGGGGTAACCTTCCTTCTATACGGTATGATCGGAACTAGCGGCATCAGGCTTTTGGTAGACGAAAAAGTCGACTACTCAAAATCAATGAACCTAGTTTTGACATCAGTAATCTTCATTGCAGGTCTATCAGGCCTAAAAATTCAATTTGCTTCTATAGAGCTATCAGGCATGGTCCTCGCATCTGTAGTAGCAGTAATCCTATCAGCCTTTATGACAATTTTGAAGAAATTTAATCTTACAAATGAATAA
- the larD gene encoding D/L-lactic acid transporter LarD, with translation MISKLIAEFLGTALMIIFGVGVHCDEVLNKTKYQGSGHLFAITTWGFGITIVLVIFGDVCINPAMAFCQAILGLIPWTYFIPYVIVECLGACFGALICYVLYKDQFDSSLDVDPVKVRNIFSTNPIFRNLPRNFFVEFFATFIFLSSILGLVKNQPDFVPIGVGLLVWAIGMALGGPTGFAMNPARDLGPRLAYSLLPIKNKTDNDWQYGLMIPGLAPYFGAIAAALFARFYLGF, from the coding sequence ATGATTTCAAAATTAATAGCAGAATTTTTAGGAACTGCCCTTATGATTATTTTTGGTGTGGGCGTTCATTGTGATGAGGTACTTAACAAGACTAAATACCAAGGCTCAGGCCATTTATTTGCAATTACAACATGGGGCTTTGGTATTACCATAGTTTTGGTAATATTTGGTGACGTATGTATTAACCCAGCTATGGCGTTTTGCCAAGCAATCCTAGGCCTTATTCCTTGGACTTATTTTATACCATATGTTATAGTTGAATGTTTGGGAGCATGTTTTGGAGCTTTGATTTGCTACGTCCTATACAAAGATCAATTTGATTCATCCCTAGACGTCGACCCAGTAAAGGTAAGAAATATATTTTCAACAAACCCTATATTTAGAAACCTTCCTAGAAACTTCTTTGTAGAGTTTTTTGCAACCTTTATCTTCTTATCATCAATATTAGGTCTTGTAAAAAACCAACCAGATTTTGTGCCAATAGGTGTGGGCTTATTAGTATGGGCAATCGGTATGGCCCTAGGTGGTCCTACAGGATTTGCTATGAATCCAGCCAGAGACCTAGGTCCAAGACTTGCTTATAGCCTTTTACCAATCAAAAACAAAACAGATAATGATTGGCAATATGGTTTGATGATTCCAGGTCTTGCTCCATATTTTGGAGCTATTGCGGCTGCTTTATTTGCAAGGTTTTATCTAGGTTTTTAG
- the larA gene encoding nickel-dependent lactate racemase: MIKINVPYDHTSMEVALEDKNFAGKLEGQQTHFVAEKSQEDLVEESLDNPIGQKSLEELVVGKKDIVIISSDHTRPVPSKIITPILLRRIRSANPDARIRILVATGFHRPSTREELINKYGQEIVDNEEIVMHVSTDDSSMKEIGTLPSGGACIINKIAAECDLLIAEGFIEAHFFAGFSGGRKAVLPGVASYKTIMANHSGEFIDDKNSRTGNLKHNLIHEDMVYAARTANLAFIINVVLNGNHEIIGSFAGDMEEAHKVGCDFVRDLASVKKIDCDVAITTNGGAPLDQNIYQAVKGMTAAEATVKEGGVIISCCACGDGHGGEGFYHNIADVKEAREFEEMAINTPRLDTVPDQWTSQIFARILSHYHVILVSDKVDEKLVTDLHMQLARTMDDALKLAFDIMGQDAKVVVIPDGLGVVVED; encoded by the coding sequence ATGATAAAAATCAATGTACCTTACGATCATACAAGCATGGAGGTCGCATTAGAAGATAAAAACTTTGCAGGAAAACTAGAAGGTCAACAAACTCACTTTGTTGCAGAAAAGTCTCAAGAAGACTTGGTTGAAGAATCTCTAGATAACCCAATCGGACAAAAAAGTCTAGAAGAACTTGTTGTTGGCAAAAAAGATATTGTAATAATTAGTTCAGACCATACTCGTCCTGTGCCTTCAAAAATTATCACACCAATTTTATTAAGAAGAATACGCAGTGCTAACCCAGATGCCCGCATCCGTATCCTTGTAGCAACAGGCTTCCACCGCCCATCAACTAGGGAAGAATTGATAAATAAATACGGTCAAGAAATTGTAGACAACGAAGAAATCGTGATGCACGTATCAACAGATGATAGCTCAATGAAAGAAATAGGAACTCTTCCAAGTGGCGGAGCTTGCATAATTAACAAAATTGCTGCGGAATGTGATTTGTTGATTGCTGAAGGCTTTATTGAAGCTCATTTTTTCGCAGGATTTTCTGGCGGAAGAAAAGCAGTTTTGCCAGGAGTTGCTTCCTATAAGACAATCATGGCCAACCATAGCGGTGAATTTATAGATGATAAAAATTCAAGAACTGGAAACCTAAAACATAATTTAATCCATGAAGATATGGTTTATGCAGCAAGAACAGCAAATCTTGCCTTCATTATTAATGTTGTATTAAATGGTAATCACGAAATTATCGGTTCTTTTGCAGGTGATATGGAAGAAGCTCACAAGGTTGGTTGTGATTTTGTAAGAGACCTCGCCAGTGTGAAAAAGATCGACTGTGATGTAGCAATTACAACAAATGGTGGGGCTCCTCTTGATCAAAATATTTACCAAGCTGTAAAGGGTATGACAGCTGCTGAAGCAACTGTTAAAGAAGGCGGAGTAATCATTAGCTGTTGTGCTTGTGGTGATGGCCACGGTGGTGAAGGTTTCTATCACAATATTGCCGATGTAAAAGAAGCTAGGGAATTTGAAGAGATGGCAATTAACACTCCAAGGCTAGATACTGTGCCAGACCAATGGACTTCTCAAATTTTTGCCCGCATCCTTTCTCATTATCATGTAATATTGGTATCTGATAAAGTAGACGAAAAACTTGTTACTGACTTACACATGCAATTAGCAAGAACTATGGATGATGCTTTAAAATTAGCCTTTGATATAATGGGTCAAGATGCTAAAGTAGTAGTTATTCCAGATGGTTTGGGCGTAGTTGTTGAAGATTAA
- a CDS encoding arginine deiminase has protein sequence MVKVNVNNEIKTLKKVMLHRPGEELLNLTPFLLEELLFDDIPDLAKAQAEHDDFAKILRDNGAEVVYLEDLMAETLDANEGLRDKFLAQYLEEANIKNENLYKESEALLKSIKDTKAFVEKTMSGITLKEIGGFKNIDKIVSNEAYTAIYPMPNLYFTRDPFSSIANGVSINCMHTVTRRRETIYADYIFKYHKEYGGTRDFYGRNTGHSIEGGDILNINKNLVMVGISQRTELESIKTLATNLILADDNEVKEVLAVNIPVERAYMHLDTVFTQIDHDAFTYHPGIMSTFHAYRFTARDGEIVSEQLDKSLENLLKDALGLDHVKLIPCGGGDPIAALREQWTDGSNTLAIAPGKVVVYDRNNVTNDVLEKEGFEVLKLDSSNLTVGRGGPRCMSMPLVRED, from the coding sequence ATGGTAAAAGTAAACGTTAACAATGAAATCAAGACTTTGAAAAAAGTTATGCTTCACAGACCAGGTGAGGAACTTCTAAACCTTACACCTTTCTTGCTTGAGGAACTTTTATTCGATGACATTCCTGACCTTGCTAAGGCCCAGGCTGAGCATGACGACTTTGCAAAGATCCTAAGGGACAATGGGGCTGAGGTTGTTTATCTTGAAGACCTTATGGCTGAGACTCTTGACGCTAATGAAGGCCTTCGTGACAAGTTTTTGGCCCAATATTTAGAAGAAGCTAATATCAAGAACGAAAACCTTTACAAGGAAAGCGAAGCCCTTCTTAAGTCAATTAAGGATACCAAGGCTTTTGTTGAAAAAACTATGTCTGGTATTACACTTAAGGAAATTGGCGGCTTCAAAAACATTGACAAAATTGTTTCTAATGAAGCCTACACAGCAATTTATCCTATGCCAAATCTTTATTTCACAAGGGATCCATTCTCTTCAATAGCTAATGGCGTTTCTATTAACTGCATGCACACCGTAACCAGACGTAGGGAGACAATCTACGCTGATTATATCTTTAAATACCACAAGGAATACGGCGGAACAAGGGATTTCTACGGTAGAAATACTGGCCATTCTATAGAGGGTGGAGACATTTTAAATATCAATAAAAACCTTGTAATGGTTGGTATAAGCCAAAGAACAGAGCTTGAATCAATCAAGACCTTAGCTACAAATCTAATCTTAGCTGACGATAATGAAGTTAAGGAAGTTCTTGCTGTAAATATCCCGGTAGAAAGAGCCTACATGCATCTTGATACTGTATTTACACAAATTGACCACGATGCCTTTACCTATCACCCAGGCATTATGTCCACCTTCCATGCTTACAGATTTACTGCAAGGGATGGAGAAATTGTATCTGAACAATTAGACAAGAGCCTAGAAAACTTGCTAAAAGATGCCCTTGGCCTTGACCATGTCAAGCTAATCCCATGTGGTGGCGGCGATCCAATAGCAGCCCTTCGTGAACAATGGACAGACGGATCAAACACCCTAGCTATTGCTCCAGGCAAGGTAGTAGTTTATGATAGAAACAATGTTACAAACGACGTTTTGGAAAAAGAAGGCTTTGAAGTATTAAAACTTGACTCTTCTAACTTAACAGTAGGTAGGGGCGGCCCAAGATGTATGTCAATGCCACTTGTTAGAGAAGACTAA